In Arthrobacter sp. SLBN-83, one DNA window encodes the following:
- a CDS encoding MogA/MoaB family molybdenum cofactor biosynthesis protein: MTTPFSAAAPHVHGEVQGRKAGVVIASTRAAAGIYDDETGPVITDWLAEHGFDVFPAMVVPDGDPAGAAIRALLTQHPAVIITSGGTGLSPDDRTPDVTLPLLDREIPGIMEAIRRAGAAKTPLAALSRGYAGAAGHTFIVNLPGSPKGVMDGLTVLDPLIGHLCDQLEGGHGH; the protein is encoded by the coding sequence GTGACCACACCCTTCAGCGCGGCGGCCCCGCATGTGCACGGCGAGGTGCAGGGGCGGAAGGCCGGCGTCGTCATCGCCTCCACCCGCGCGGCCGCCGGCATCTACGACGACGAAACCGGCCCCGTGATCACTGACTGGCTCGCCGAGCACGGCTTCGACGTGTTTCCGGCCATGGTGGTCCCCGACGGTGACCCGGCGGGTGCCGCCATCAGGGCGCTCCTCACCCAGCACCCCGCCGTCATCATCACCAGCGGCGGCACCGGGCTCAGCCCCGACGACCGCACGCCGGACGTCACCCTGCCGCTCCTGGACCGCGAGATTCCCGGGATCATGGAGGCGATCAGGAGGGCGGGCGCTGCCAAAACCCCGCTCGCTGCCCTAAGCCGTGGCTACGCCGGCGCCGCAGGGCACACGTTCATCGTCAACCTGCCCGGATCACCGAAGGGCGTCATGGACGGGCTCACCGTCCTGGACCCGCTGATCGGGCACCTTTGCGACCAGCTGGAAGGCGGACATGGGCACTGA
- the moaC gene encoding cyclic pyranopterin monophosphate synthase MoaC, protein MDAVNAEQTPALTHLRQDGSAQMVDVSAKAETTREATATATVRTTAEVMQLLGTGGLPKGDALAVARVAGIMAAKKTPDLIPLCHPLPLSKVTVDFDLGADAVTIGATVKTRGVTGVEMEALTAVSVAALSVYDMIKAVDKHAVLTDIKVLAKSGGKSGDWAL, encoded by the coding sequence ATGGATGCTGTGAACGCAGAACAGACCCCCGCCCTGACGCACCTGCGCCAGGACGGCAGCGCCCAGATGGTGGACGTTTCCGCCAAGGCAGAAACCACCCGGGAAGCGACGGCCACCGCCACGGTCCGGACCACCGCCGAAGTAATGCAGCTCCTGGGCACCGGCGGGCTCCCCAAGGGCGATGCCCTGGCCGTTGCCCGCGTAGCCGGCATCATGGCCGCCAAGAAGACCCCGGACCTGATCCCGCTCTGCCATCCGCTGCCGCTCTCCAAAGTCACGGTCGACTTTGACCTTGGCGCTGACGCCGTCACCATCGGCGCCACCGTCAAGACCAGGGGTGTCACCGGCGTGGAAATGGAGGCCCTGACCGCGGTGTCCGTGGCCGCCCTGAGCGTTTACGACATGATCAAGGCAGTGGACAAGCACGCCGTGCTGACGGACATCAAGGTGCTGGCCAAGAGCGGCGGCAAGAGCGGAGACTGGGCACTGTGA
- the dapB gene encoding 4-hydroxy-tetrahydrodipicolinate reductase, producing the protein MTEQHSVPKLVAVLGANGRMGAEAVKAIDAAPDMKLVAALGRGDSLEQLTASGAQYLVDLTVPESTEANVRFAVEHGIHAVVGTTGWDAQRLSALESLLAEHPETGVLIAPNFALGSVLASAFAAKASKYFESVEIIELHHPDKVDAPSGTAVRTAELIAAERAAAQLPPSPDATTSERAGARGCEVDGVRVHSVRLRGLVAHQEVLLGGPGEQLTLRHDSFDRASFMPGVLLGVRNVAAHPGLTVGLDGYLDLGL; encoded by the coding sequence ATGACCGAACAACACTCCGTTCCCAAGCTGGTGGCCGTCCTCGGCGCCAACGGACGCATGGGCGCCGAAGCCGTCAAGGCCATCGACGCCGCTCCCGACATGAAGCTCGTCGCAGCCCTGGGACGGGGTGACTCACTGGAGCAGCTGACCGCCTCAGGTGCGCAGTACCTGGTGGACCTCACGGTCCCCGAAAGCACCGAAGCGAACGTCCGCTTCGCCGTCGAGCACGGAATCCACGCCGTGGTGGGCACCACAGGCTGGGACGCCCAGCGCCTCTCCGCGCTGGAATCCCTCTTGGCGGAACACCCGGAGACGGGCGTCCTGATCGCCCCGAATTTCGCCCTGGGCTCCGTCCTGGCCTCCGCGTTCGCCGCGAAGGCGTCCAAGTACTTCGAATCGGTGGAGATCATCGAACTGCACCACCCGGACAAGGTGGATGCCCCTTCCGGCACTGCCGTCCGCACGGCGGAGCTGATTGCCGCCGAACGTGCTGCCGCCCAGCTGCCACCCAGCCCCGATGCCACCACCAGCGAACGCGCCGGGGCCCGGGGCTGCGAAGTGGACGGCGTCCGCGTGCACAGCGTCCGGCTCCGCGGGCTCGTGGCACACCAGGAAGTGCTCCTCGGCGGTCCCGGTGAGCAGCTGACCCTCCGCCACGACTCCTTTGACCGTGCCTCCTTCATGCCGGGCGTGCTCCTGGGCGTTCGCAACGTCGCTGCGCACCCCGGCCTGACCGTCGGCCTGGACGGTTACCTGGACCTGGGACTCTAG
- a CDS encoding molybdenum cofactor biosynthesis protein MoaE, which yields MGTEAFEVVRAVLSADPISVDQAIAAVESDTAGAVVSFSGVVRNHDGGKAVQRLSYSAHPTAHQVMADVVARLVAEQGAEGDAGAEQPVRIWAAHRTGMLEIGDPALVCAVSAAHRGQAFAVCSELVDRIKEQVPIWKEQFFSDGTVEWVGAGG from the coding sequence ATGGGCACTGAAGCATTTGAAGTGGTCAGGGCAGTCCTGAGTGCGGATCCCATCTCGGTGGACCAGGCAATAGCGGCAGTGGAAAGCGACACCGCGGGCGCGGTGGTCAGCTTCAGCGGCGTGGTGCGGAACCACGACGGCGGCAAGGCCGTTCAGCGCCTCAGCTACAGCGCGCACCCCACGGCACACCAGGTGATGGCCGACGTCGTCGCGCGCCTTGTTGCCGAACAGGGCGCTGAAGGGGACGCCGGGGCTGAACAGCCTGTCCGGATCTGGGCAGCACACCGCACCGGCATGCTGGAAATTGGCGACCCCGCTCTGGTGTGCGCCGTCTCCGCCGCGCACCGTGGCCAGGCCTTCGCCGTCTGCTCAGAACTCGTGGACCGCATCAAGGAACAGGTGCCCATCTGGAAGGAACAGTTCTTCTCCGACGGCACGGTGGAATGGGTTGGCGCAGGCGGCTGA